ACAAGGCCATGCTCGCCCTCAAGCTGGCGGCTGGCGGGCTCCCCGCTGACAAGGTGGCGGAAACGTCGGCCCTGATGCGAAACGACACCATCAACGCCGGGCTGACCCTGATGTTCATGGTGATGACGGGCGTGATCCTGCTCATCTCGATGTGGCAATGGTTCTGCATCCTGACCAAGCGGGAGGTCATCCCCTTGCAGGAGAGCCCGGTCGAGTACCGTCCCGAGCTGGCGGCATGAGGCGCGTGCTGCGAGGCCTGTGGGCCTACCTGCGCGAGGTGTCGGGCGAGGCGGAGCTCCACCGGCGGATCACCGGCTGCGGTTGCCACAGCCATGCCGACCGGAGCCGGGCCGTCGAGGCCGCCTTCAAGGAAAAGTACGAAGGCGTTCAACGCTGCTGCTGAGTGGCCCCCCGGAGGCCCGGCGCCGGCATCCTTCAAGGTCTACCTCGCGCCCTCCATGATCGGCGACGCAATGTCGCTTATCATGGAGGGCGCTCAGCGTCGTGGTGCCAAGGAGGCTTCGTTTCATCATGGCCGAGGATCCCATTCTCGAAGTGCTACCGCTGGGGATGCCGTGGCAGACCCCGGATCCCTTCCTGTTCTGCGTCCATCACGACGATGCCTATCCCGCGGGCAATGATCGGCTGGGGCCGGCGGCGTCGCTGCACGGCCGGGACATCGGCCAGGACTTCGCCGGGCGCGATGGCTGGAGCATGTACCACGGCGACGTCGTGCCGGGATTCCCCGGGCACCCTCACCGGGGCTTCGAGACCGTCACGATCGTCTTGAAGGGCTTCGTCGACCACTCGGACTCGCTCGGCGCCACGGCGCGCTTCGGCGAGGGCGACGTGCAGTGGCTGACGGCGGGAAGGGGCGTCGTCCACTCCGAGATGTTTCCGCTGCTCGATCCGCATGGTCCTAACCCGCTCGAGCTCTTCCAGATCTGGCTCAATCTGCCGCGCGCCAGCAAGATGGCCGAGCCGCACTTCAAGATGCTGTGGCGCGAGACCATCCCGACCTCGGTCGCGCTCGACGCGCAGGGCAAGCGGACCGAGGTCCTCCTCATCGCGGGCGAGCTCGGCGATCGCCGCTCGCCGGCTCCGCCGCCGGACTCCTGGGCGGCCCGCGATGAGGCGGACGTCGCGATCTGGTCGATCCGGATGGAGCCGGGGGCGAGGTGGCAGCTACCCGCCGCCGAGCCGGGGGTGAACCGAACGCTTTATTATTTCGGTGGATCGGGGCTTCACGTCTCGGGCATCCCGGTTCCTTCCGCCTCGGGCGTGCGGGTCCGCCCCGATAGCGACCTGGAGCTCATCGCCGGCCCCGACGCGAGTCGCTTGCTCCTGCTTCAGGGGCGAGCGATCGGCGAACCCGTGACGCAGTACGGTCCCTTCGTGGGAACGACCTCCGAAGACATCCAGCAGGCCTACGCCGATTACCGGGCCACCGCCTTCGGGGGCTGGCCCTGGCCGTCGGACGACCCGGTTCATCCCCGGGATGCCGGTCGTTTTGCCCGCTACCCGGAGGGTCGTATCGAGCGGCCGGTCTAAGCAGGTCGGTGTGAAACTAGTTGTTCGCTTGATACCCCGCCCCCGGGTGGGGCGGGGAGGACGCAGGCAGACGTTCGATTCAGGCAATAGGTGCTTAGACGGAAAAACACGAGGCAGGCCGCATGGGTCGGATGGACCAGAGGGGCCGCTGGGGCTATTCCATGAACTCGGAAAAGCGCTTGAGCGTCTGCTCAAGCGCTCCAAGTTGCGGAATCCGCGCCTGGCGCAAGACCTCTTTGCCCTCGAAGTGGACGATGACCACCGGCACCGTGAAGATCGAGAAGCGGCCGGCAAGCTCCGGGAGGTCATCGAGCAGAACGAAGGACATCTCTGCTTCAGGGAATTTCGCGCGGAGGGCCTCGATCTTCGGCCAGACCGCCTCTGCGACGGAGCAGGCCCCGTCGGAGACGTAGAGCACATGCAGCCTTGACTGCGCGATCTCCGCATCGATCTCGCCTGTGCTGTTGAATCGTTTCATCGTCACGTCCAATTCCGTACCGGGTCGTCCTGCTGGCCTCACCCTCTTTCCTCTATCATGCCCATCACCGAGCCTGCTGACCTGCCCCCTTCCGAAAATAAGGCCGGCACAAGCTGGCTTTTAGT
The sequence above is drawn from the Pantanalinema sp. genome and encodes:
- a CDS encoding pirin family protein, with protein sequence MAEDPILEVLPLGMPWQTPDPFLFCVHHDDAYPAGNDRLGPAASLHGRDIGQDFAGRDGWSMYHGDVVPGFPGHPHRGFETVTIVLKGFVDHSDSLGATARFGEGDVQWLTAGRGVVHSEMFPLLDPHGPNPLELFQIWLNLPRASKMAEPHFKMLWRETIPTSVALDAQGKRTEVLLIAGELGDRRSPAPPPDSWAARDEADVAIWSIRMEPGARWQLPAAEPGVNRTLYYFGGSGLHVSGIPVPSASGVRVRPDSDLELIAGPDASRLLLLQGRAIGEPVTQYGPFVGTTSEDIQQAYADYRATAFGGWPWPSDDPVHPRDAGRFARYPEGRIERPV
- a CDS encoding thioredoxin family protein, with amino-acid sequence MKRFNSTGEIDAEIAQSRLHVLYVSDGACSVAEAVWPKIEALRAKFPEAEMSFVLLDDLPELAGRFSIFTVPVVIVHFEGKEVLRQARIPQLGALEQTLKRFSEFME